The following coding sequences are from one Cystobacter fuscus DSM 2262 window:
- a CDS encoding RICIN domain-containing protein — protein MFLLSIVGAITPSCGGAPSEHGLDEAVGEVAEALSVDTSKTYNIVGVGSDKCVQPKGGNTGAGTEAVISACSGGVAQRFQFITQSGGYYSIKNVSSGLCLDVTDASTSNGALIKQWSCSSGSYQQFLVEDTGGGTVKLTARHSGLVIDVIGGGTSNGTGLHQWGWGGSTNQTFKLVASGTAGGGEDPCAISLSDKPDGFAAQAGGTTGGGNATPIQVTTASQLKQYLEDGQARVLHIMNDLDFRTAARTVSGCEKKASCDSQGKSIKEFRVSSTCNSDEVTATRTRNETTINVKSNKTVIGMGDGATLYGASFNLGNQENLIFRNLDIRDVNPGLIEAGDGFTITSSKHVWIDHCSISLISDGYLDVGTTASETSVHPDYITLSWTYINGRNPYQCGGQHSFVNFANNAKMTWHHNWYDNSSGRNPKLGGALMQAHLYNNYWLNTSYFCVTAAENAQARVESNYFENASKPHWLQAPGAIAIDSGNVYTGKSTSTSRDVGGSVFSVPYSYTKDSGTAARDRIKACAGPRRIQ, from the coding sequence TTGTTTCTGCTGTCCATCGTGGGGGCCATCACTCCGAGCTGCGGGGGGGCGCCCTCTGAGCACGGGTTGGACGAGGCCGTCGGAGAAGTCGCCGAGGCGCTCTCCGTGGATACCAGCAAGACGTACAACATCGTCGGCGTGGGAAGCGACAAGTGCGTACAGCCCAAGGGCGGTAATACGGGAGCTGGTACCGAGGCGGTGATTTCGGCCTGCAGCGGGGGAGTTGCCCAGCGGTTCCAATTCATCACGCAGTCGGGCGGCTACTACAGCATCAAGAATGTCTCCAGCGGCCTGTGTCTCGACGTCACGGATGCATCGACGAGCAACGGCGCCCTGATCAAGCAGTGGTCCTGTTCGAGCGGGAGCTACCAGCAGTTCCTGGTCGAGGACACCGGCGGTGGTACGGTGAAGCTGACCGCCCGTCACAGCGGCCTGGTGATTGACGTCATCGGCGGGGGGACGAGCAACGGGACGGGGTTGCATCAGTGGGGTTGGGGTGGGTCGACGAACCAGACGTTCAAGCTGGTGGCCAGTGGCACGGCGGGTGGTGGTGAGGATCCCTGCGCCATCTCCCTCTCCGATAAGCCCGATGGCTTCGCCGCCCAGGCGGGTGGCACCACGGGTGGAGGGAATGCCACCCCCATCCAGGTCACGACGGCGAGCCAGCTCAAGCAGTACCTGGAGGATGGCCAGGCACGCGTGCTCCACATCATGAATGATCTGGACTTCAGGACCGCTGCGCGCACCGTGTCGGGATGCGAGAAGAAGGCGTCCTGTGACTCCCAGGGCAAATCCATCAAGGAGTTCCGGGTTTCGAGCACCTGCAACTCGGACGAGGTGACGGCCACCCGGACGCGCAACGAGACCACCATCAACGTCAAGTCGAACAAGACGGTGATCGGCATGGGCGACGGTGCCACCCTTTACGGGGCGTCGTTCAACCTTGGGAACCAGGAGAATTTGATCTTCCGCAATCTCGACATCCGCGACGTGAACCCCGGTCTCATCGAGGCGGGTGACGGGTTCACCATCACCTCGTCGAAGCACGTGTGGATCGACCACTGCTCGATCTCGCTCATCAGCGATGGCTACCTCGACGTTGGCACCACGGCCTCCGAGACCAGCGTCCATCCCGATTACATCACACTCTCGTGGACCTACATCAATGGGAGAAATCCCTACCAGTGTGGCGGTCAGCACAGCTTCGTGAACTTCGCCAACAACGCCAAGATGACCTGGCACCACAACTGGTACGACAACAGCTCGGGGCGAAACCCGAAGCTCGGTGGCGCGCTGATGCAGGCCCACCTCTACAATAATTACTGGCTCAACACGTCCTATTTCTGCGTCACCGCCGCGGAGAATGCGCAAGCGCGCGTCGAGAGCAACTACTTCGAGAACGCGAGCAAGCCGCACTGGCTCCAGGCTCCGGGCGCGATCGCGATCGACAGCGGGAACGTCTACACCGGCAAGTCGACGTCCACCTCCCGGGATGTCGGTGGCAGCGTGTTCTCGGTCCCCTACTCGTATACCAAGGACAGTGGCACGGCCGCGAGGGACCGCATCAAGGCGTGCGCTGGACCGCGGCGGATACAATAG
- a CDS encoding CapA family protein: MPAPAHGEALTLFLCGDVMTGRGIDQVLPHPCPPHLYESYVRDARDYVALAEEVNGPIPRPVGLDYIWGDALTELERRAPDVRLINLETSITTSEEWWPDKGIHYRMSPAHAACLTAARIGCCALANNHVLDWGYEGLRETLATLSRVGIATAGAGTHLEQARAPALLDVPGKGRVAVFSFGTRSSGIPPEWAASTDRPGVELLENLAPATARGIGARVRAIKHTGALVIASIHWGGNWGYEVPSAQREFARALIDEAGVDVVHGHSSHHPRGIEIHRERPILYGCGDFLNDYEGIRDNEGFRGDLTLMYFVTLEPTSGRLLSFRMTPMRVRRFQVCRASSADAGWLQGILDREGRQFGTRVTLEGDGSLWLHWT, encoded by the coding sequence ATGCCAGCGCCAGCACACGGGGAGGCCCTCACTCTCTTTCTCTGTGGCGACGTGATGACCGGGCGAGGCATCGACCAGGTCCTCCCCCACCCGTGCCCGCCCCATCTGTACGAGTCCTATGTGCGTGACGCCCGGGACTACGTCGCACTGGCCGAGGAGGTGAACGGTCCCATTCCCCGGCCAGTGGGCCTCGACTATATCTGGGGTGATGCGCTCACGGAGCTGGAGCGGCGAGCTCCGGACGTGCGGTTGATCAACCTGGAGACCAGCATCACCACCAGCGAGGAGTGGTGGCCAGACAAGGGCATCCACTATCGAATGAGCCCGGCGCACGCCGCCTGCCTCACGGCCGCCCGCATCGGATGCTGCGCGCTGGCGAACAACCATGTGCTGGATTGGGGGTACGAGGGACTCCGCGAGACGTTGGCGACCTTGAGCCGCGTGGGTATCGCCACCGCGGGAGCGGGCACCCACCTGGAGCAAGCGCGGGCTCCCGCCCTGCTGGACGTCCCAGGCAAGGGCCGGGTCGCCGTGTTCTCGTTCGGGACGAGGAGCAGCGGCATCCCGCCGGAGTGGGCGGCGAGCACGGACAGGCCAGGGGTGGAATTGCTGGAGAATCTGGCTCCCGCCACGGCGCGCGGCATCGGGGCGAGGGTGCGCGCCATCAAGCACACGGGAGCACTCGTCATCGCCTCCATCCACTGGGGGGGCAATTGGGGTTACGAGGTGCCCTCCGCACAGCGGGAGTTCGCCCGGGCCCTCATCGACGAGGCGGGGGTGGATGTTGTCCACGGCCACTCCTCCCACCATCCCCGTGGCATCGAGATCCACCGGGAGCGCCCCATCCTTTATGGCTGTGGAGACTTCCTGAACGACTACGAAGGTATCCGCGACAACGAAGGTTTTCGTGGTGACCTGACCCTGATGTACTTCGTGACGCTGGAGCCCACGAGCGGCCGGCTGCTTTCCTTCCGCATGACGCCCATGCGGGTGCGCCGCTTCCAGGTGTGCCGGGCCTCCTCCGCCGACGCCGGGTGGTTGCAGGGCATCCTGGACCGGGAGGGCCGCCAGTTCGGCACTCGCGTCACCCTGGAAGGAGACGGCTCACTCTGGCTTCACTGGACCTGA
- the pelA gene encoding pectate lyase, producing the protein MSSPRTGLVTLFVMNLLCACGGEEGEGSGPYSITTAASSAPTLDQTNNPVYAELNTYKSWLSTSTNAATALAADTTKANNIVSWQMPHGGFYKIPSWYSSAWNGKAARSEWLGANGVELGTIDNGATVSEILFLADVYKRGGKTNHRDAARRALDFLLTMQSSSGGWPQVYPARTGTSYSNYITFNDNAMVRVLVLLDHASRQKAPLDGDIFTAEQRAKLATAIDKGVNYILKAQIVQGGVKTVWCAQHDPASYAPKGARAYELPSRSGSESVGIVAFLMTRPQTAEVKAAVQAAIAWFKRSTVKVANTAYVKRPSGNTDDSYNPIQTRSGSTMWYRFYDLNQDKGFFSDRTGGKFYNIMDIEAERRYGYQWGGDYGTKLINYSDSVGY; encoded by the coding sequence ATGAGTTCACCGCGCACGGGCCTTGTCACCCTCTTCGTCATGAACCTGCTTTGCGCCTGCGGAGGTGAGGAAGGCGAAGGCAGCGGTCCGTACAGCATCACCACGGCCGCGAGCAGCGCGCCCACCCTGGATCAGACCAACAACCCGGTGTACGCCGAACTCAACACCTACAAGAGCTGGCTCAGCACCAGCACGAACGCGGCCACCGCGCTCGCGGCCGACACCACCAAGGCCAACAACATCGTCTCCTGGCAGATGCCGCACGGCGGCTTCTACAAGATTCCCTCGTGGTACAGTTCCGCCTGGAACGGCAAGGCGGCACGCTCGGAGTGGCTCGGCGCGAACGGCGTGGAACTGGGCACCATCGACAACGGCGCCACGGTCTCCGAAATCCTCTTCCTCGCCGACGTCTACAAGCGCGGCGGCAAAACCAACCACCGCGACGCCGCCCGCCGGGCGCTCGACTTCCTGCTGACCATGCAGTCCTCCTCGGGCGGCTGGCCGCAGGTCTATCCGGCGCGTACCGGCACGAGCTACTCCAACTACATCACCTTCAACGACAATGCGATGGTGCGGGTGCTGGTGCTGCTCGATCATGCCTCGCGACAGAAGGCGCCGCTCGACGGCGACATCTTCACCGCCGAGCAGCGCGCGAAGCTCGCCACCGCGATCGACAAGGGCGTGAACTACATCCTCAAGGCGCAGATCGTTCAGGGCGGCGTGAAGACCGTGTGGTGTGCCCAGCATGATCCGGCCAGTTACGCCCCGAAGGGAGCCCGGGCCTATGAGCTGCCCTCCAGGAGCGGCAGCGAATCGGTGGGGATCGTCGCCTTCCTGATGACCCGTCCGCAGACCGCCGAGGTCAAGGCCGCCGTCCAGGCCGCGATTGCCTGGTTCAAGAGAAGCACGGTCAAGGTCGCCAACACCGCCTATGTGAAGCGCCCCTCGGGCAACACCGACGACTCCTACAACCCGATCCAGACCCGGTCCGGCAGCACCATGTGGTACCGCTTCTATGATCTGAACCAGGACAAGGGTTTCTTCAGCGACCGCACCGGCGGCAAGTTCTACAACATCATGGACATCGAGGCCGAGCGCCGCTACGGCTACCAGTGGGGCGGCGACTATGGCACCAAGCTGATCAACTACAGCGACTCGGTGGGCTACTGA
- a CDS encoding alkene reductase: MNLFAPYDLGRIHLNNRIVMAPMTRARNPDNIANEQTALYYAQRATAGLIVAEGTTISPEAQGSISVPGIWSEQQVAGWSKVTRAVHEKGGRIFSQLWHVGRMSHKSVQPGGGQPVSASAVAVTTHPMNTAFVYLEDGTAGRADPTPPRALAVDEVVRVVEDFANAAEHARTAGFDGIEVHAATGYLFEQFLNPHVNLRTDRYGGSLEGRARFVLDVVDAIAARIGADRVGIRLSPHSTIFDMPEYPENGETYRYLAEELGKRGAAYLHLHDLGYLLNDGVPLLSDELMRDLKTAFGGTVILAGGLSRTRATALIERGLTDLAAFGQPYIANPDLVERFRRGFPLATPDRATYYGGDARGYTDYPFAGPDTP, from the coding sequence ATGAATTTGTTCGCCCCTTATGACCTGGGTCGCATCCACCTGAACAACCGGATCGTCATGGCGCCAATGACCCGCGCCCGAAATCCTGACAATATCGCCAACGAACAAACCGCGCTCTATTATGCCCAGCGGGCGACGGCGGGGCTGATCGTGGCCGAGGGAACAACGATCTCGCCGGAAGCGCAGGGCTCTATCTCGGTGCCGGGCATCTGGTCTGAGCAACAGGTCGCGGGTTGGTCCAAGGTGACTCGTGCCGTGCACGAGAAGGGTGGCAGGATTTTCTCGCAGTTATGGCATGTCGGGAGGATGTCGCACAAGTCCGTACAGCCGGGCGGGGGCCAGCCCGTCAGCGCCAGTGCTGTCGCGGTCACGACTCACCCGATGAACACCGCCTTTGTCTATCTTGAGGACGGCACCGCGGGCCGGGCCGATCCCACTCCGCCCCGTGCATTGGCCGTGGATGAGGTCGTCAGGGTCGTGGAGGATTTCGCGAATGCCGCGGAACATGCCCGGACCGCGGGCTTCGATGGTATCGAGGTGCACGCGGCGACCGGATATCTGTTCGAACAATTCCTCAACCCTCACGTCAATCTCCGTACCGATCGTTACGGCGGATCGCTCGAGGGGCGGGCGCGCTTCGTGCTCGATGTCGTCGATGCTATCGCCGCTCGGATCGGTGCGGACAGGGTAGGGATCAGGCTGTCGCCACACAGCACGATCTTCGACATGCCGGAGTATCCGGAAAATGGTGAGACCTATCGCTATCTCGCCGAAGAGTTGGGCAAGCGTGGCGCCGCCTATCTGCATCTGCACGACCTCGGCTATCTTCTGAATGACGGTGTCCCTCTTCTTTCCGACGAGCTGATGCGCGACTTGAAGACCGCATTTGGTGGCACCGTCATCCTTGCCGGCGGATTGTCGCGGACTCGCGCGACGGCGCTGATCGAACGCGGGCTCACAGACCTGGCGGCCTTCGGCCAGCCTTACATCGCCAACCCAGATCTGGTTGAGCGTTTCCGGCGTGGCTTCCCACTGGCCACGCCCGACCGCGCGACCTACTACGGCGGTGATGCCCGCGGGTATACGGATTATCCGTTTGCCGGGCCCGACACTCCGTAA
- a CDS encoding winged helix-turn-helix transcriptional regulator: MIDDDQKVFDLECPNRYILDQIADKWSVLILAVLFDEPTRFNALKRRLKGVTQKALTDALRRLERNGLVARRVLTGSPIAVEYSVTPLGRTLGEPFLALYRWTIEHHDDVGRARAHFDARVDTEGRRASGG; encoded by the coding sequence TTGATTGACGATGACCAGAAGGTGTTCGACTTGGAATGTCCCAACCGCTATATCCTCGATCAGATCGCGGACAAGTGGTCGGTCTTGATCCTGGCCGTGCTGTTCGACGAGCCGACGCGATTCAACGCCTTGAAGAGACGATTGAAAGGGGTCACGCAGAAGGCACTCACCGATGCGCTGAGGCGGCTGGAGCGCAATGGCCTCGTGGCGCGCCGGGTGCTCACCGGCTCGCCGATCGCCGTCGAATACTCGGTGACGCCACTCGGCCGGACATTGGGAGAGCCCTTCCTGGCGTTGTACCGCTGGACCATCGAGCATCACGACGATGTAGGCCGGGCGCGGGCCCACTTTGACGCGAGAGTGGACACGGAGGGACGGCGCGCCTCGGGAGGCTGA
- a CDS encoding TetR-like C-terminal domain-containing protein — protein MSSADWEAAASDAVASVVAALSGYGVAEDDTDRIRFVRAALHGFVDLERSGGFALPASVDESFAFLIDALDATLRALHTKR, from the coding sequence GTGAGCAGTGCCGATTGGGAAGCGGCGGCTTCCGACGCCGTCGCCTCGGTCGTCGCGGCGCTGTCGGGCTACGGCGTGGCGGAAGACGACACCGACCGCATCCGGTTCGTGCGCGCCGCGCTCCACGGATTCGTGGACCTGGAGCGGAGCGGGGGATTCGCGCTCCCCGCGTCGGTCGACGAGAGCTTCGCGTTCCTGATCGACGCGCTCGACGCGACCCTTCGAGCACTGCACACGAAACGATGA
- a CDS encoding BNR repeat domain protein, translating to MRASSLGAARAPARIATGGSHSLSVHQDGTVWAVGGNSVGQLGDGTTSLRRVPVRVLGLSGVVTVAAGGGHSLAVHSDGTVWAWGNNSSGQLGDGSFDNRAEPVRVRGLSGVVAVAAGGYHSLAVSADGTVWAWGNNSSGQLGDGSFDNRAEPVRVRGSSGVVAVAAGGAHSLAVRSDGILWAWGDNLYGQLGNRGEFNSSEPVQVLRVTGGVTVSAGANHSLAVSADGTVWAWGDNSHGQLGIARTTPLLSIPGRVPEVRGSVAMAAGDNHSLAVRDDGTVWAWGSNGHGQLGNGFMVDNSEPGRVPGLEGVGAVAAGSNHSLAVRDDGTVWAWGSNVEGQRGDGTTGQLSAPTRVPGVSGVVGVAANVFHSLAVSADGSAWAWGHNSHGELGDGSTRNSPAPVRVDGLKEVVAVAAGSSHSLALLADGTVLAWGDNTFGQLGDGTRASHSVPAQVRGLRGVVAVAAGSSHSLALLADGTVWTWGYNLNGQLGDGTTTYRYEPVAVKGLEGVVAVAAGGNHSLAVRSDGTAWAWGENVKGQLGDGTLTSRPAPVEVKAAAKAVAAAQGLSLAVGSDGFPWAWGNNSSGQLGDGSTTSRPMPMRVQGAGEVVAVAAGNGHSLALSPEGGVWAWGQNARGQLGEGTLDRRLAPTRVQGLSGVVAVAAGGAFSLAVRDDGSVWSWGDNAFGQLGNAPPVYATFVVRSLLE from the coding sequence ATGCGCGCCTCTTCACTGGGGGCGGCGCGGGCGCCGGCCCGTATCGCGACGGGAGGTTCTCATTCCCTGTCCGTGCACCAGGATGGCACGGTCTGGGCCGTGGGCGGCAACTCCGTCGGCCAGTTGGGAGATGGGACCACGAGCCTTCGCCGGGTACCGGTGCGGGTGCTGGGCTTGAGCGGGGTGGTGACCGTGGCCGCCGGTGGGGGCCACTCGCTGGCGGTGCACTCCGACGGCACCGTGTGGGCCTGGGGCAACAATTCCTCCGGCCAGTTGGGGGACGGGTCCTTCGACAACCGCGCCGAGCCGGTGCGAGTGCGGGGCTTGAGTGGGGTGGTGGCCGTGGCGGCGGGCGGGTATCACTCGCTGGCGGTGAGCGCCGACGGCACCGTGTGGGCCTGGGGCAACAATTCCTCCGGCCAGTTGGGGGACGGGTCCTTCGACAACCGTGCCGAGCCGGTGCGAGTGCGAGGCTCGAGCGGGGTGGTGGCCGTGGCGGCGGGCGGGGCTCACTCGCTGGCGGTACGCTCCGACGGCATCCTGTGGGCCTGGGGTGACAACCTCTATGGCCAGCTGGGCAACAGGGGCGAGTTCAACTCTTCCGAGCCGGTGCAGGTGCTCCGGGTGACCGGAGGGGTGACCGTGTCCGCTGGCGCCAACCACTCGCTGGCGGTGAGCGCCGATGGCACCGTGTGGGCCTGGGGGGACAACAGCCATGGCCAGCTGGGCATTGCCAGAACCACACCGTTGCTGTCGATTCCAGGGCGGGTCCCGGAAGTGCGCGGGAGCGTGGCCATGGCCGCTGGCGACAACCACTCGCTGGCGGTGCGCGACGACGGCACCGTGTGGGCCTGGGGCTCCAACGGCCATGGCCAGCTCGGCAATGGCTTCATGGTCGACAACTCCGAGCCGGGGCGGGTGCCAGGGCTGGAAGGTGTGGGGGCGGTGGCCGCGGGCAGCAACCACTCGCTGGCGGTGCGCGACGACGGCACCGTGTGGGCCTGGGGCTCCAACGTGGAGGGCCAGCGGGGGGATGGGACCACGGGCCAGCTCTCCGCGCCGACGCGGGTGCCTGGGGTGAGCGGAGTGGTGGGCGTGGCCGCGAACGTCTTCCACTCGCTGGCGGTGAGCGCCGATGGCTCCGCGTGGGCCTGGGGCCACAACAGCCATGGCGAACTGGGGGATGGCTCCACGCGCAACAGCCCGGCTCCCGTGCGGGTGGATGGGCTGAAAGAGGTGGTGGCCGTGGCCGCGGGCAGCAGTCACTCGCTGGCGCTGCTCGCCGATGGCACCGTGTTGGCGTGGGGTGACAACACCTTTGGCCAACTCGGGGATGGCACCCGGGCCAGCCACTCCGTGCCCGCACAGGTGCGAGGGCTGCGAGGGGTGGTGGCCGTGGCCGCGGGCAGCAGTCACTCGCTGGCGCTGCTCGCCGATGGCACCGTGTGGACCTGGGGTTACAACCTGAACGGCCAGTTGGGCGATGGCACCACCACCTACCGCTACGAGCCGGTGGCGGTGAAGGGGCTGGAAGGGGTGGTGGCCGTGGCCGCGGGCGGCAACCACTCGTTGGCGGTGCGCTCCGACGGCACCGCCTGGGCCTGGGGGGAGAACGTCAAGGGCCAACTCGGGGATGGCACCCTGACCAGTCGCCCGGCGCCCGTGGAAGTGAAGGCCGCGGCCAAGGCCGTGGCGGCGGCCCAGGGCCTCTCGTTGGCGGTGGGCTCCGACGGCTTCCCGTGGGCCTGGGGCAACAACTCCTCCGGACAGCTGGGGGATGGTTCCACGACCTCTCGCCCGATGCCGATGCGGGTGCAGGGGGCGGGCGAGGTGGTGGCCGTGGCCGCGGGCAATGGCCACTCGCTGGCGCTGAGCCCCGAGGGGGGCGTGTGGGCCTGGGGCCAGAATGCCCGGGGACAGTTGGGGGAGGGCACCCTGGACAGACGCCTCGCGCCCACGCGGGTGCAGGGCTTGAGCGGGGTGGTGGCCGTGGCCGCGGGTGGTGCCTTCTCGCTGGCGGTGCGCGACGATGGCTCCGTGTGGTCCTGGGGCGACAACGCCTTCGGCCAGCTCGGCAATGCACCGCCCGTGTATGCGACCTTCGTCGTTCGCTCCCTGCTGGAGTGA
- a CDS encoding response regulator → MSDKRRILVIDDSAAIHQDFRRLLCPERGGSPEQLASLRTALFGAPPARARPAGPEFEVESAFQGQEGVARVREAVAAGRPYALVFLDYRMPPGGNGVETLRELWKVHPSQRVVLCSAYSDYSWEEIVEEFGETPLLKELRKPVNGHELRQLALTLTEP, encoded by the coding sequence ATGAGTGACAAGCGGCGGATCCTGGTCATCGATGACTCCGCGGCCATCCACCAGGACTTCCGGCGGCTCCTCTGTCCGGAGCGAGGCGGGAGCCCGGAGCAGCTCGCATCGCTGCGGACGGCCCTCTTTGGCGCGCCCCCCGCTCGTGCGCGGCCCGCCGGTCCGGAGTTCGAGGTGGAGTCGGCCTTCCAGGGACAGGAGGGGGTGGCCAGGGTACGGGAGGCCGTGGCGGCGGGTCGCCCCTACGCGTTGGTCTTCCTGGACTACCGGATGCCGCCCGGCGGCAATGGCGTGGAGACGCTGCGGGAGCTGTGGAAGGTGCACCCCTCGCAGCGGGTGGTGCTCTGCTCGGCCTACTCCGACTACTCCTGGGAGGAGATTGTCGAGGAGTTCGGCGAGACCCCGCTGCTCAAGGAGCTGCGTAAGCCCGTCAACGGCCACGAGCTGCGCCAGCTGGCGCTCACCCTCACCGAGCCGTAG
- a CDS encoding ATP-binding protein, translating into MPNSIPSRPRASLARATLLKMGMRIALVIALSTLFSYLHLFKTLRDQSLLQLERSVVERGHREESIFLLAEDHHAFLKKALQERIQSLSQEEAASRFARLTVQLPDGTIRSRPEGFDGTKMPGFMVFRGVSPNAELRQRLVAAYDVLVQHGPLLLTRVADIYIMMPEGAFVTLWPERPTYTQDTEPDFPLYTFDYFTNSLPQNNPQRRTAWSGAFLDSVSKVWMVTASTPLDVEGRHVATIGHDILLNELMARTAKGHLPGSYNVIFRDDGQLITHPELKLDGTEAYNIRDVSLSGGSTQFGSPEQRAHLRHIFERVMARASAQSVLELPEHGEFLATIRLGGTGWNFVTVLPEKELTMPALLAARYVLVFGLASLVLELAIMSWVLREQISRPLLDFTHATERIATGNFQVQLDTRRQDELGQLAWSFGLMADEVQRREEALRQANEGLEQRVDERTRELKDVHRQLVQVARQAGRAEVATSVLHNVGNVLNSVHTSAMLAKERLVGLQVDDVGHLATLLEERRDDLATFLTQDERGRNVMPFLSGLGQHLRKETHEAVSLLDEVGRYTEHIGTIVKLQQNYTRTPRLNEPAHLVELLEDALRINSAGLTRHEVRVVRHLSPVPQLLTDKHKVLMILVNLISNSKYALDAAPAEQRCLTLRVEAPTADRVRIEVSDNGVGIAPELLTRIFQHGFTTREEGHGFGLHSSALAAQELGGTLTAHSDGPGRGATFTLELPCTPPEAA; encoded by the coding sequence ATGCCGAACTCGATTCCTTCCCGCCCTCGTGCCTCCCTGGCCCGCGCGACGCTCCTCAAGATGGGGATGCGCATCGCGTTGGTCATCGCCCTGAGCACGCTCTTCAGCTACCTGCACCTGTTCAAGACGCTGCGCGACCAGTCCCTCCTTCAGCTGGAGCGGTCGGTCGTCGAGCGCGGCCACCGCGAGGAGTCCATCTTCCTCCTGGCGGAGGACCACCATGCCTTCCTCAAGAAGGCCCTCCAGGAGCGCATCCAGTCCTTGAGCCAGGAGGAGGCGGCCTCCCGCTTCGCGCGCCTGACCGTCCAGCTCCCCGACGGGACGATCCGCAGCCGCCCCGAGGGCTTCGATGGCACGAAGATGCCGGGGTTCATGGTGTTCCGCGGCGTGTCCCCCAACGCGGAACTCCGCCAGCGGCTCGTGGCGGCGTACGACGTGCTCGTCCAGCACGGGCCGCTCCTGCTGACCCGCGTCGCGGACATCTACATCATGATGCCGGAGGGAGCGTTCGTGACCCTGTGGCCGGAGCGCCCCACCTATACTCAGGACACCGAGCCCGACTTTCCGCTCTACACCTTCGATTACTTCACCAACAGCCTTCCCCAGAACAACCCCCAGCGGAGGACGGCCTGGTCCGGCGCCTTCCTGGACTCGGTCTCGAAGGTCTGGATGGTCACGGCCTCCACCCCATTGGATGTGGAGGGCCGTCATGTGGCCACCATCGGCCATGACATCCTCCTGAATGAGCTGATGGCCCGCACCGCCAAAGGCCACCTGCCCGGCTCGTACAACGTCATCTTCCGCGACGATGGTCAGCTCATCACCCATCCCGAGCTGAAGCTGGATGGCACCGAGGCCTACAACATCCGCGACGTCTCGTTGTCCGGGGGCTCCACCCAGTTCGGCTCCCCGGAGCAGCGGGCCCACCTGCGGCACATCTTCGAGCGGGTGATGGCACGCGCGTCCGCCCAGAGCGTGCTGGAGCTGCCGGAACACGGCGAATTCCTCGCCACGATCCGGCTGGGGGGCACGGGCTGGAACTTCGTCACGGTGCTCCCCGAGAAGGAGCTCACCATGCCCGCCCTCCTGGCGGCGCGCTACGTGCTGGTGTTCGGCCTGGCGTCGCTGGTGTTGGAACTGGCCATCATGTCCTGGGTGCTGCGGGAGCAGATCTCCCGCCCCCTGCTGGATTTCACCCACGCCACCGAACGGATCGCCACCGGGAACTTCCAGGTCCAGCTGGACACCCGGCGTCAGGACGAGCTGGGACAGCTGGCCTGGTCCTTCGGCCTCATGGCCGACGAGGTCCAGCGGCGCGAGGAGGCCTTGCGACAGGCCAACGAGGGGCTGGAGCAGCGGGTGGACGAGCGCACCCGGGAGCTCAAGGACGTCCACCGGCAACTGGTGCAGGTGGCACGGCAGGCGGGCCGGGCGGAGGTCGCCACCAGCGTGCTGCACAACGTGGGCAACGTGCTCAACAGCGTCCACACCTCGGCCATGCTGGCCAAGGAGCGGCTGGTGGGCCTCCAGGTGGACGACGTCGGCCACCTGGCCACCCTGCTCGAGGAGCGGCGCGATGACCTCGCCACCTTCCTCACCCAGGACGAGCGCGGCCGGAATGTCATGCCCTTCCTGAGCGGGCTGGGACAGCACCTGCGCAAGGAAACCCATGAGGCCGTGTCGCTGCTCGACGAGGTGGGCCGGTACACCGAGCACATCGGCACCATCGTGAAGCTGCAGCAGAACTACACCCGGACACCCCGGCTCAACGAGCCGGCCCACCTGGTGGAGCTGTTGGAGGATGCCTTGCGCATCAACTCGGCGGGGCTCACCCGTCATGAGGTGCGGGTGGTGCGGCACCTGTCCCCCGTGCCCCAGCTGCTGACCGACAAGCACAAGGTGTTGATGATCCTGGTCAACCTCATCAGTAACTCCAAGTACGCCCTGGATGCGGCGCCCGCGGAGCAGCGGTGCCTGACGCTGCGGGTGGAGGCGCCCACGGCCGACCGCGTCCGCATCGAGGTGAGCGACAACGGGGTGGGCATCGCGCCGGAGCTGCTCACACGCATCTTCCAGCACGGCTTCACCACCCGGGAGGAGGGCCACGGCTTCGGCCTGCACTCCAGTGCGCTGGCGGCCCAGGAACTGGGCGGCACGCTGACGGCGCACAGCGACGGTCCCGGGCGCGGCGCCACCTTCACCCTGGAACTGCCCTGCACACCCCCGGAGGCGGCATGA